In the Puntigrus tetrazona isolate hp1 chromosome 9, ASM1883169v1, whole genome shotgun sequence genome, one interval contains:
- the cd58 gene encoding lymphocyte function-associated antigen 3 isoform X3: MAVMKFLVYFTCFFLSQGLVFGDDYGEIGNEITLTPSIRGKPEEILWTLNGNKVLEYDGSEVTKYGSFKDRVEVDFETGQLTIRKLNSQDSGRYRSEIWINKKAQVSSQNLIVLDALPEPRVTCEMDETTNVKTLSCSVKSQTQPSYEWIGPDVKQTGPTLLVNEQEENSNPIYSCTVKNKAGSRTTDFDLKDCHTGGVNLAVLVPVLIVILLVILLALLALYLYRRRKQKLGKSELKKMDLENGECDTLLRNGVPMEAMPGSLEATLPCRTRLTAPKESIADKNWDQDSESEDAGETREEEKPLKESLQFAITEINKETEGELEINQKNCENADEAEEKANSKADEREAENQKSLQTQEDMEKSQMKNESEDGEESPEEQIETQEEQDSKDTDTKEEDQSTDEKKEQEEENEGMDSYNAVDTGDAAEQLHKTEKSSQNEKDDEQNKSPCSSVDDQKTEREKEENHEGTGRIHTAASCNPPLHGEAPSDPVDSPSKLDISVPSSNPNMELENKQAAFFHQEDDEDEEQTDKSSD; the protein is encoded by the exons ATGGCTGTAATGAAGTTTTTGGTTTACTTTACGTGCTTCTTTTTGTCTCAGG GTTTAGTTTTTGGTGATGACTATGGTGAAATTGGAAACGAGATCACACTTACTCCAAGCATCCGTGGGAAGCCGGAAGAAATACTGTGGACACTTAATGGAAACAAGGTTCTAGAATACGATGGGAGTGAGGTGACGAAATACGGCTCATTTAAAGACCGCGTGGAAGTTGATTTTGAAACGGGACAGCTCACAATAAGAAAACTAAACAGCCAAGACAGTGGCAGATATCGGTCTGAAATTTGGATCAATAAAAAGGCTCAAGTCTCCAGTCAAAATTTGATAGTTTTGG ACGCCCTGCCAGAGCCCCGGGTGACCTGTGAAATGGATGAGACTACAAACGTTAAAACCCTGTCCTGTTCGGTGAAATCTCAGACTCAGCCAAGCTATGAATGGATTGGACCTGATGTGAAACAGACGGGACCAACACTTCTCGTTAACGAACAGGAGGAAAACAGTAACCCAATCTATAGCTGCACCGTGAAGAATAAAGCTGGAAGCAGGACCACCGACTTTGATCTGAAAGACTGCCACACAG gTGGAGTAAACCTTGCTGTGCTTGTTCCAGTCTTAATAGTTATACTTCTCGTTATTTTGCTTGCTTTGCTGGCGCTGTACCTCTACAGGCGTAGAAAACAAAAGT TAGGGAAGtctgaattgaaaaaaatggaCCTCGAAAACG GTGAATGTGATACACTGTTGAGAAATGGAGTCCCGATGGAGGCTATGCCAG GTTCACTTGAAGCCACACTCCCTTGTCGTACCAGACTTACCGCTCCAAAAGAGTCTATTGCTGATAAAAATTGGGATCAGGACAGTGAATCGGAGGATGCAGGAGAAACTcgtgaagaagaaaaacctttGAAGGAAAGTCTGCAATTTGctataacagaaataaacaaagagaccgAAGGAGAATtagaaataaatcagaaaaactgtgaaaatgcagATGAAGCAGAAGAAAAAGCTAACAGCAAAGCTGATGAAAGAGAGGCAGAGAACCAGAAATCCTTACAAACCCAAGAAGACATGGAGAAAAGTCAAATGAAAAATGAGAGCGAAGATGGAGAGGAGTCACCTGAGGAGCAGATTGAGACCCAAGAAGAACAGGACTCTAAAGACACGGATACAAAAGAGGAAGACCAGTCAACAGACGAGAAAAAAGAGCAGGAAGAAGAAAATGAAGGGATGGATAGCTACAACGCAg tggacACAGGAGATGCAGCAGAACAACTCCACAAAACTGAGAAGAGCAGCCAGAATGAAAAAGATGATGAGCAGAACAAGAGCCCATGTTCATCTGTTGATGAccagaagacagaaagagaaaaggaggaaAACCACGAGGGGACAGGAAGAATACACACAG cTGCTTCTTGTAATCCACCTTTGCATGGTGAAGCTCCCAGTGATCCTGTGG atTCACCTTCTAAGCTGGACATCAGTGTCCCATCTTCAAACCCGAATATGgaattagaaaataaacaagctGCATTTTTCCATCAAGAGGACGATGAAGATGAAGAACAGACGGACAAGAGCAGTGACTAA
- the cd58 gene encoding lymphocyte function-associated antigen 3 isoform X2 — protein MAVMKFLVYFTCFFLSQGLVFGDDYGEIGNEITLTPSIRGKPEEILWTLNGNKVLEYDGSEVTKYGSFKDRVEVDFETGQLTIRKLNSQDSGRYRSEIWINKKAQVSSQNLIVLDALPEPRVTCEMDETTNVKTLSCSVKSQTQPSYEWIGPDVKQTGPTLLVNEQEENSNPIYSCTVKNKAGSRTTDFDLKDCHTGGVNLAVLVPVLIVILLVILLALLALYLYRRRKQKLGKSELKKMDLENGECDTLLRNGVPMEAMPGSLEATLPCRTRLTAPKESIADKNWDQDSESEDAGETREEEKPLKESLQFAITEINKETEGELEINQKNCENADEAEEKANSKADEREAENQKSLQTQEDMEKSQMKNESEDGEESPEEQIETQEEQDSKDTDTKEEDQSTDEKKEQEEENEGMDSYNAVDTGDAAEQLHKTEKSSQNEKDDEQNKSPCSSVDDQKTEREKEENHEGTGRIHTAASCNPPLLGEAPSDPVEEKANSKADERGAENQKSLQTQEDMEKSQMKNESEDGEESPEEQIETQEEQDSKDKDTKEEDQSTDEKKEQERK, from the exons ATGGCTGTAATGAAGTTTTTGGTTTACTTTACGTGCTTCTTTTTGTCTCAGG GTTTAGTTTTTGGTGATGACTATGGTGAAATTGGAAACGAGATCACACTTACTCCAAGCATCCGTGGGAAGCCGGAAGAAATACTGTGGACACTTAATGGAAACAAGGTTCTAGAATACGATGGGAGTGAGGTGACGAAATACGGCTCATTTAAAGACCGCGTGGAAGTTGATTTTGAAACGGGACAGCTCACAATAAGAAAACTAAACAGCCAAGACAGTGGCAGATATCGGTCTGAAATTTGGATCAATAAAAAGGCTCAAGTCTCCAGTCAAAATTTGATAGTTTTGG ACGCCCTGCCAGAGCCCCGGGTGACCTGTGAAATGGATGAGACTACAAACGTTAAAACCCTGTCCTGTTCGGTGAAATCTCAGACTCAGCCAAGCTATGAATGGATTGGACCTGATGTGAAACAGACGGGACCAACACTTCTCGTTAACGAACAGGAGGAAAACAGTAACCCAATCTATAGCTGCACCGTGAAGAATAAAGCTGGAAGCAGGACCACCGACTTTGATCTGAAAGACTGCCACACAG gTGGAGTAAACCTTGCTGTGCTTGTTCCAGTCTTAATAGTTATACTTCTCGTTATTTTGCTTGCTTTGCTGGCGCTGTACCTCTACAGGCGTAGAAAACAAAAGT TAGGGAAGtctgaattgaaaaaaatggaCCTCGAAAACG GTGAATGTGATACACTGTTGAGAAATGGAGTCCCGATGGAGGCTATGCCAG GTTCACTTGAAGCCACACTCCCTTGTCGTACCAGACTTACCGCTCCAAAAGAGTCTATTGCTGATAAAAATTGGGATCAGGACAGTGAATCGGAGGATGCAGGAGAAACTcgtgaagaagaaaaacctttGAAGGAAAGTCTGCAATTTGctataacagaaataaacaaagagaccgAAGGAGAATtagaaataaatcagaaaaactgtgaaaatgcagATGAAGCAGAAGAAAAAGCTAACAGCAAAGCTGATGAAAGAGAGGCAGAGAACCAGAAATCCTTACAAACCCAAGAAGACATGGAGAAAAGTCAAATGAAAAATGAGAGCGAAGATGGAGAGGAGTCACCTGAGGAGCAGATTGAGACCCAAGAAGAACAGGACTCTAAAGACACGGATACAAAAGAGGAAGACCAGTCAACAGACGAGAAAAAAGAGCAGGAAGAAGAAAATGAAGGGATGGATAGCTACAACGCAg tggacACAGGAGATGCAGCAGAACAACTCCACAAAACTGAGAAGAGCAGCCAGAATGAAAAAGATGATGAGCAGAACAAGAGCCCATGTTCATCTGTTGATGAccagaagacagaaagagaaaaggaggaaAACCACGAGGGGACAGGAAGAATACACACAG ctgctTCTTGTAATCCACCTTTGCTTGGTGAAGCTCCCAGTGATCCTGTGG AAGAAAAAGCTAACAGCAAAGCTGATGAAAGAGGGGCAGAGAACCAGAAATCCTTACAAACCCAAGAAGACATGGAGAAAAGTCAGATGAAAAATGAGAGCGAAGATGGAGAGGAGTCACCTGAGGAGCAGATTGAGACCCAAGAAGAACAGGACTCTAAAGACAAGGATACAAAAGAGGAAGACCAGTCAACAGACGAGAAAAAAGAGCAGGAAAGAAAATGA
- the cd58 gene encoding lymphocyte function-associated antigen 3 isoform X4 has protein sequence MAVMKFLVYFTCFFLSQGLVFGDDYGEIGNEITLTPSIRGKPEEILWTLNGNKVLEYDGSEVTKYGSFKDRVEVDFETGQLTIRKLNSQDSGRYRSEIWINKKAQVSSQNLIVLDALPEPRVTCEMDETTNVKTLSCSVKSQTQPSYEWIGPDVKQTGPTLLVNEQEENSNPIYSCTVKNKAGSRTTDFDLKDCHTGGVNLAVLVPVLIVILLVILLALLALYLYRRRKQKLGKSELKKMDLENGECDTLLRNGVPMEAMPGSLEATLPCRTRLTAPKESIADKNWDQDSESEDAGETREEEKPLKESLQFAITEINKETEGELEINQKNCENADEAEEKANSKADEREAENQKSLQTQEDMEKSQMKNESEDGEESPEEQIETQEEQDSKDTDTKEEDQSTDEKKEQEEENEGMDSYNAVDTGDAAEQLHKTEKSSQNEKDDEQNKSPCSSVDDQKTEREKEENHEGTGRIHTAASCNPPLLGEAPSDPVDSPSKLDISVPSSNPNMELENKQAAFFHQEDDEDEEQTDKSSD, from the exons ATGGCTGTAATGAAGTTTTTGGTTTACTTTACGTGCTTCTTTTTGTCTCAGG GTTTAGTTTTTGGTGATGACTATGGTGAAATTGGAAACGAGATCACACTTACTCCAAGCATCCGTGGGAAGCCGGAAGAAATACTGTGGACACTTAATGGAAACAAGGTTCTAGAATACGATGGGAGTGAGGTGACGAAATACGGCTCATTTAAAGACCGCGTGGAAGTTGATTTTGAAACGGGACAGCTCACAATAAGAAAACTAAACAGCCAAGACAGTGGCAGATATCGGTCTGAAATTTGGATCAATAAAAAGGCTCAAGTCTCCAGTCAAAATTTGATAGTTTTGG ACGCCCTGCCAGAGCCCCGGGTGACCTGTGAAATGGATGAGACTACAAACGTTAAAACCCTGTCCTGTTCGGTGAAATCTCAGACTCAGCCAAGCTATGAATGGATTGGACCTGATGTGAAACAGACGGGACCAACACTTCTCGTTAACGAACAGGAGGAAAACAGTAACCCAATCTATAGCTGCACCGTGAAGAATAAAGCTGGAAGCAGGACCACCGACTTTGATCTGAAAGACTGCCACACAG gTGGAGTAAACCTTGCTGTGCTTGTTCCAGTCTTAATAGTTATACTTCTCGTTATTTTGCTTGCTTTGCTGGCGCTGTACCTCTACAGGCGTAGAAAACAAAAGT TAGGGAAGtctgaattgaaaaaaatggaCCTCGAAAACG GTGAATGTGATACACTGTTGAGAAATGGAGTCCCGATGGAGGCTATGCCAG GTTCACTTGAAGCCACACTCCCTTGTCGTACCAGACTTACCGCTCCAAAAGAGTCTATTGCTGATAAAAATTGGGATCAGGACAGTGAATCGGAGGATGCAGGAGAAACTcgtgaagaagaaaaacctttGAAGGAAAGTCTGCAATTTGctataacagaaataaacaaagagaccgAAGGAGAATtagaaataaatcagaaaaactgtgaaaatgcagATGAAGCAGAAGAAAAAGCTAACAGCAAAGCTGATGAAAGAGAGGCAGAGAACCAGAAATCCTTACAAACCCAAGAAGACATGGAGAAAAGTCAAATGAAAAATGAGAGCGAAGATGGAGAGGAGTCACCTGAGGAGCAGATTGAGACCCAAGAAGAACAGGACTCTAAAGACACGGATACAAAAGAGGAAGACCAGTCAACAGACGAGAAAAAAGAGCAGGAAGAAGAAAATGAAGGGATGGATAGCTACAACGCAg tggacACAGGAGATGCAGCAGAACAACTCCACAAAACTGAGAAGAGCAGCCAGAATGAAAAAGATGATGAGCAGAACAAGAGCCCATGTTCATCTGTTGATGAccagaagacagaaagagaaaaggaggaaAACCACGAGGGGACAGGAAGAATACACACAG ctgctTCTTGTAATCCACCTTTGCTTGGTGAAGCTCCCAGTGATCCTGTGG atTCACCTTCTAAGCTGGACATCAGTGTCCCATCTTCAAACCCGAATATGgaattagaaaataaacaagctGCATTTTTCCATCAAGAGGACGATGAAGATGAAGAACAGACGGACAAGAGCAGTGACTAA
- the cd58 gene encoding lymphocyte function-associated antigen 3 isoform X5, whose translation MAVMKFLVYFTCFFLSQGLVFGDDYGEIGNEITLTPSIRGKPEEILWTLNGNKVLEYDGSEVTKYGSFKDRVEVDFETGQLTIRKLNSQDSGRYRSEIWINKKAQVSSQNLIVLDALPEPRVTCEMDETTNVKTLSCSVKSQTQPSYEWIGPDVKQTGPTLLVNEQEENSNPIYSCTVKNKAGSRTTDFDLKDCHTGGVNLAVLVPVLIVILLVILLALLALYLYRRRKQKLGKSELKKMDLENGECDTLLRNGVPMEAMPGSLEATLPCRTRLTAPKESIADKNWDQDSESEDAGETREEEKPLKESLQFAITEINKETEGELEINQKNCENADEAEEKANSKADEREAENQKSLQTQEDMEKSQMKNESEDGEESPEEQIETQEEQDSKDTDTKEEDQSTDEKKEQEEENEGMDSYNAVDTGDAAEQLHKTEKSSQNEKDDEQNKSPCSSVDDQKTEREKEENHEGTGRIHTAASCNPPLLGEAPSDPVVLF comes from the exons ATGGCTGTAATGAAGTTTTTGGTTTACTTTACGTGCTTCTTTTTGTCTCAGG GTTTAGTTTTTGGTGATGACTATGGTGAAATTGGAAACGAGATCACACTTACTCCAAGCATCCGTGGGAAGCCGGAAGAAATACTGTGGACACTTAATGGAAACAAGGTTCTAGAATACGATGGGAGTGAGGTGACGAAATACGGCTCATTTAAAGACCGCGTGGAAGTTGATTTTGAAACGGGACAGCTCACAATAAGAAAACTAAACAGCCAAGACAGTGGCAGATATCGGTCTGAAATTTGGATCAATAAAAAGGCTCAAGTCTCCAGTCAAAATTTGATAGTTTTGG ACGCCCTGCCAGAGCCCCGGGTGACCTGTGAAATGGATGAGACTACAAACGTTAAAACCCTGTCCTGTTCGGTGAAATCTCAGACTCAGCCAAGCTATGAATGGATTGGACCTGATGTGAAACAGACGGGACCAACACTTCTCGTTAACGAACAGGAGGAAAACAGTAACCCAATCTATAGCTGCACCGTGAAGAATAAAGCTGGAAGCAGGACCACCGACTTTGATCTGAAAGACTGCCACACAG gTGGAGTAAACCTTGCTGTGCTTGTTCCAGTCTTAATAGTTATACTTCTCGTTATTTTGCTTGCTTTGCTGGCGCTGTACCTCTACAGGCGTAGAAAACAAAAGT TAGGGAAGtctgaattgaaaaaaatggaCCTCGAAAACG GTGAATGTGATACACTGTTGAGAAATGGAGTCCCGATGGAGGCTATGCCAG GTTCACTTGAAGCCACACTCCCTTGTCGTACCAGACTTACCGCTCCAAAAGAGTCTATTGCTGATAAAAATTGGGATCAGGACAGTGAATCGGAGGATGCAGGAGAAACTcgtgaagaagaaaaacctttGAAGGAAAGTCTGCAATTTGctataacagaaataaacaaagagaccgAAGGAGAATtagaaataaatcagaaaaactgtgaaaatgcagATGAAGCAGAAGAAAAAGCTAACAGCAAAGCTGATGAAAGAGAGGCAGAGAACCAGAAATCCTTACAAACCCAAGAAGACATGGAGAAAAGTCAAATGAAAAATGAGAGCGAAGATGGAGAGGAGTCACCTGAGGAGCAGATTGAGACCCAAGAAGAACAGGACTCTAAAGACACGGATACAAAAGAGGAAGACCAGTCAACAGACGAGAAAAAAGAGCAGGAAGAAGAAAATGAAGGGATGGATAGCTACAACGCAg tggacACAGGAGATGCAGCAGAACAACTCCACAAAACTGAGAAGAGCAGCCAGAATGAAAAAGATGATGAGCAGAACAAGAGCCCATGTTCATCTGTTGATGAccagaagacagaaagagaaaaggaggaaAACCACGAGGGGACAGGAAGAATACACACAG ctgctTCTTGTAATCCACCTTTGCTTGGTGAAGCTCCCAGTGATCCTGTGG TACTTTTTTGA
- the LOC122351925 gene encoding hepatocyte cell adhesion molecule-like, with the protein MKMLLNLTLIIFSLIFMSFSGKFVSSCIYKATGEKAVISFDGAKLQEEYELKWTHNKNRVYFKKGSKVKVKELDVDEDGSLILTDVQKDKSGEYKGIVYDSEGSLIKETVQQLCVLEPVSEPTVVVECVEKGVNLTCSAENHREVLVSWMRNHMEANVTHAFLHISLSEIKSGDSFSCTVSNQISQKSAKEVQPACSDADTSEKRFLFGLDSWLMLVILTGGGSFLILFIICLVAVCCCCGRNKRKAKREEQHQLVSLMPYL; encoded by the exons ATGAAAATGCTGCTAAACTTAACATTAATTATCTTCAGTTTAATCTTCATGTCCTTCTCtg GTAAATTTGTCTCTTCGTGTATCTACAAAGCCACGGGGGAAAAAGCTGTGATTTCATTCGATGGTGCAAAATTACAAGAGGAATATGAACTGAAATGgacacataataaaaacagagtttattttaaaaaaggctcAAAGGTTAAGGTCAAAGAGCTCGATGTCGATGAAGATGGATCTCTGATACTGACGGACGTACAGAAGGATAAATCTGGAGAGTACAAGGGCATCGTCTATGATTCAGAAGGAAGTTTAATAAAGGAAACCGTACAGCAGCTCTGTGTCCTGG AGCCAGTGTCTGAACCTACAGTCGTGGTGGAGTGTGTAGAAAAAGGAGTAAACCTGACTTGTAGCGCAGAGAACCACCGTGAGGTGCTTGTGTCCTGGATGAGAAATCACATGGAGGCTAATGTGACACATGCTTTTTTACACATCAGTCTGTCCGAGATCAAATCTGGAGATAGTTTCTCATGCACAGTCAGCAACCAGATAAGCCAGAAGTCAGCAAAAGAAGTTCAGCCCGCTTGCTCTGACGCAG ATACGTCTGAGAAGAGATTTCTATTTGGCTTGGATTCGTGGTTGATGCTGGTGATCCTGACGGGGGGAGGAAgcttcctcatcctcttcatcatctGCTTAGTCGctgtctgctgctgctgcggacGAAACAAGAGGAAAGCAAAAC GTGAAGAACAGCATCAGCTTGTCTCTTTAATGCCGTATCTTTAA
- the cd58 gene encoding lymphocyte function-associated antigen 3 isoform X1, which yields MAVMKFLVYFTCFFLSQGLVFGDDYGEIGNEITLTPSIRGKPEEILWTLNGNKVLEYDGSEVTKYGSFKDRVEVDFETGQLTIRKLNSQDSGRYRSEIWINKKAQVSSQNLIVLDALPEPRVTCEMDETTNVKTLSCSVKSQTQPSYEWIGPDVKQTGPTLLVNEQEENSNPIYSCTVKNKAGSRTTDFDLKDCHTGGVNLAVLVPVLIVILLVILLALLALYLYRRRKQKLGKSELKKMDLENGECDTLLRNGVPMEAMPGSLEATLPCRTRLTAPKESIADKNWDQDSESEDAGETREEEKPLKESLQFAITEINKETEGELEINQKNCENADEAEEKANSKADEREAENQKSLQTQEDMEKSQMKNESEDGEESPEEQIETQEEQDSKDTDTKEEDQSTDEKKEQEEENEGMDSYNAVDTGDAAEQLHKTEKSSQNEKDDEQNKSPCSSVDDQKTEREKEENHEGTGRIHTAASCNPPLLGEAPSDPVAEEKANSKADERGAENQKSLQTQEDMEKSQMKNESEDGEESPEEQIETQEEQDSKDKDTKEEDQSTDEKKEQERK from the exons ATGGCTGTAATGAAGTTTTTGGTTTACTTTACGTGCTTCTTTTTGTCTCAGG GTTTAGTTTTTGGTGATGACTATGGTGAAATTGGAAACGAGATCACACTTACTCCAAGCATCCGTGGGAAGCCGGAAGAAATACTGTGGACACTTAATGGAAACAAGGTTCTAGAATACGATGGGAGTGAGGTGACGAAATACGGCTCATTTAAAGACCGCGTGGAAGTTGATTTTGAAACGGGACAGCTCACAATAAGAAAACTAAACAGCCAAGACAGTGGCAGATATCGGTCTGAAATTTGGATCAATAAAAAGGCTCAAGTCTCCAGTCAAAATTTGATAGTTTTGG ACGCCCTGCCAGAGCCCCGGGTGACCTGTGAAATGGATGAGACTACAAACGTTAAAACCCTGTCCTGTTCGGTGAAATCTCAGACTCAGCCAAGCTATGAATGGATTGGACCTGATGTGAAACAGACGGGACCAACACTTCTCGTTAACGAACAGGAGGAAAACAGTAACCCAATCTATAGCTGCACCGTGAAGAATAAAGCTGGAAGCAGGACCACCGACTTTGATCTGAAAGACTGCCACACAG gTGGAGTAAACCTTGCTGTGCTTGTTCCAGTCTTAATAGTTATACTTCTCGTTATTTTGCTTGCTTTGCTGGCGCTGTACCTCTACAGGCGTAGAAAACAAAAGT TAGGGAAGtctgaattgaaaaaaatggaCCTCGAAAACG GTGAATGTGATACACTGTTGAGAAATGGAGTCCCGATGGAGGCTATGCCAG GTTCACTTGAAGCCACACTCCCTTGTCGTACCAGACTTACCGCTCCAAAAGAGTCTATTGCTGATAAAAATTGGGATCAGGACAGTGAATCGGAGGATGCAGGAGAAACTcgtgaagaagaaaaacctttGAAGGAAAGTCTGCAATTTGctataacagaaataaacaaagagaccgAAGGAGAATtagaaataaatcagaaaaactgtgaaaatgcagATGAAGCAGAAGAAAAAGCTAACAGCAAAGCTGATGAAAGAGAGGCAGAGAACCAGAAATCCTTACAAACCCAAGAAGACATGGAGAAAAGTCAAATGAAAAATGAGAGCGAAGATGGAGAGGAGTCACCTGAGGAGCAGATTGAGACCCAAGAAGAACAGGACTCTAAAGACACGGATACAAAAGAGGAAGACCAGTCAACAGACGAGAAAAAAGAGCAGGAAGAAGAAAATGAAGGGATGGATAGCTACAACGCAg tggacACAGGAGATGCAGCAGAACAACTCCACAAAACTGAGAAGAGCAGCCAGAATGAAAAAGATGATGAGCAGAACAAGAGCCCATGTTCATCTGTTGATGAccagaagacagaaagagaaaaggaggaaAACCACGAGGGGACAGGAAGAATACACACAG ctgctTCTTGTAATCCACCTTTGCTTGGTGAAGCTCCCAGTGATCCTGTGG CAGAAGAAAAAGCTAACAGCAAAGCTGATGAAAGAGGGGCAGAGAACCAGAAATCCTTACAAACCCAAGAAGACATGGAGAAAAGTCAGATGAAAAATGAGAGCGAAGATGGAGAGGAGTCACCTGAGGAGCAGATTGAGACCCAAGAAGAACAGGACTCTAAAGACAAGGATACAAAAGAGGAAGACCAGTCAACAGACGAGAAAAAAGAGCAGGAAAGAAAATGA